The Sulfurimonas hydrogeniphila genome includes a window with the following:
- a CDS encoding phosphoribosyltransferase, with protein MQKYKHILQDREDAAQKLRDVLPMQKLKEEAWNIVAVSKGGLELASLIKGKLKNNLEILFLEAIMAPNNPECEVARVSETEEIVLNEELINAFGIQYDYIYGEAHRKHEEDILSYIYKYRKGRPFPPMKNKIVLLVDEGSETGSKFMTALKTVLAQKPKAVYIASPVLPRDVLELLETFVDDIFFLYDIDDYVETSLYYKNLTIMDDEEIEEILSKDLKDNR; from the coding sequence ATGCAAAAGTATAAGCATATTTTACAAGACAGGGAAGATGCAGCACAAAAGCTTCGTGATGTACTGCCTATGCAAAAATTAAAAGAAGAAGCGTGGAATATTGTTGCAGTGTCAAAAGGCGGACTTGAATTGGCTTCACTGATAAAAGGCAAGTTGAAAAATAACCTGGAAATTCTTTTTTTAGAAGCAATTATGGCGCCAAACAATCCTGAATGTGAAGTTGCCAGAGTCAGTGAGACAGAGGAGATTGTCCTCAATGAAGAGTTGATTAATGCCTTTGGAATACAGTATGATTATATCTACGGAGAAGCTCACAGAAAGCATGAAGAGGATATACTTAGCTATATATACAAGTATCGCAAAGGAAGACCGTTTCCTCCTATGAAAAACAAGATTGTTTTACTTGTAGATGAGGGAAGTGAGACAGGAAGCAAGTTTATGACTGCACTCAAAACAGTTTTGGCCCAGAAACCAAAAGCAGTTTATATTGCCAGTCCTGTACTGCCAAGAGATGTTTTAGAATTGTTAGAAACATTCGTAGATGACATATTTTTTCTGTATGACATAGATGACTATGTAGAAACATCATTGTATTATAAGAATTTAACAATAATGGACGATGAAGAAATAGAAGAAATACTCAGTAAAGATTTAAAGGATAACAGATGA
- a CDS encoding polyribonucleotide nucleotidyltransferase has protein sequence MTYDVKLELENRVEEYSFGDVAKQANGSAWLKSGKTVILATVVIDETEVVKDDFLPLTVQYIEKTYAAGKIPGGFFKRETKPSDFETLTSRIVDRSLRPLFPKGFGHPTQITIMVFSADAESDMQLLALNAASAALFTSDIDINSSVCAVRAAKVDGELVLNPTLSQLKNSTLDLYLSGTKKDLLMIEMRSIGSEKVEVEETYEPMLDPMMDPSLGTIVVDTHVSNAMSEDELIEVLDKTEKILFASNVEYEVAFGPYQKEIKPLELKTDGLNEEMVAFVKERHMQDIIDAMNQMAKSERSTALRNLRKRILTNNLEWDELELKAAIEAVKREQVRAQILNEKVRADGRTLTEIRPISIDTNVLPAAHASCLFTRGQTQALVVLTMGGPKDAQMFEGLTDSGTQNENFMVHYNFPGFSVGEASPIMGTKRRELGHGNLAKRALEPILNLDGQTVRLVSEILESNGSSSMATVCGGYLALKAAGLETSDTVAGIAMGMISDGERYAILSDIMGLEDHDGDMDFKVTGSKEGITAMQMDIKLGGVSLNILKEALYQAKEGRAHIIDIMLDAEAKIEFNDGVLPVTEFFHIDPGFIGEIIGQAGKTIREMIEKFEVAIDIDKKEGKVKITGKNKNGVEGAKEHIQKIVNAPKKEKIKYEVGGKYEGTVKKIVDFGAFIELPDGTDGLLHISKLSKDKRVENVSDILSEGDKVKVEILEFKGNKISLGLA, from the coding sequence ATGACGTATGATGTAAAATTAGAATTAGAAAACAGAGTAGAAGAATACTCCTTTGGTGATGTTGCCAAACAGGCAAACGGTTCGGCATGGCTTAAATCAGGTAAAACTGTAATACTGGCGACGGTAGTAATTGATGAGACTGAGGTTGTCAAAGATGACTTTTTGCCTTTGACTGTACAGTATATAGAAAAAACATATGCAGCCGGAAAAATTCCGGGAGGGTTTTTCAAACGTGAAACAAAGCCGAGTGATTTTGAGACTCTGACATCACGAATAGTAGACAGAAGTCTGCGTCCCTTGTTTCCGAAAGGATTCGGGCACCCGACACAAATTACCATTATGGTATTTTCGGCAGATGCTGAGTCTGATATGCAGCTTCTTGCGCTTAATGCCGCTTCGGCTGCACTTTTTACTTCGGACATAGATATAAACAGCAGTGTATGTGCGGTTCGCGCAGCTAAAGTAGACGGAGAGCTTGTACTGAACCCAACACTTTCACAGTTGAAGAACTCTACACTGGATTTGTATCTTTCAGGAACGAAGAAAGATTTACTGATGATAGAGATGCGTTCCATCGGCAGTGAAAAGGTTGAAGTCGAAGAGACCTACGAGCCGATGCTTGACCCGATGATGGATCCGAGTCTTGGTACAATAGTGGTAGATACACATGTATCCAATGCAATGAGTGAAGATGAACTGATAGAAGTACTTGATAAAACAGAAAAAATTCTTTTTGCTTCAAATGTTGAATATGAAGTGGCCTTTGGACCGTATCAAAAAGAGATAAAACCTCTGGAACTCAAAACAGACGGTTTAAATGAAGAGATGGTGGCTTTTGTGAAAGAACGTCATATGCAAGATATCATAGATGCCATGAATCAAATGGCAAAGTCTGAACGCTCAACTGCCTTAAGAAACCTCAGAAAAAGAATTCTTACCAATAATCTGGAGTGGGATGAACTTGAACTCAAAGCGGCAATAGAAGCGGTTAAAAGAGAGCAGGTGCGTGCACAGATACTCAATGAAAAAGTAAGAGCCGACGGACGTACACTGACAGAAATACGTCCTATCAGTATTGATACAAATGTATTGCCGGCTGCGCATGCCTCTTGTCTCTTCACCCGTGGACAGACACAGGCTCTTGTGGTCTTAACGATGGGCGGACCCAAAGATGCGCAAATGTTTGAAGGTTTGACAGATTCCGGCACTCAAAATGAAAACTTTATGGTGCATTATAACTTTCCGGGATTTTCGGTAGGGGAAGCTTCTCCTATTATGGGAACAAAAAGACGTGAACTCGGACACGGAAATTTAGCAAAACGTGCGCTTGAACCGATACTCAACCTTGATGGACAGACAGTCCGTCTGGTGTCTGAAATACTGGAGTCAAACGGTTCTTCTTCAATGGCAACTGTGTGTGGCGGGTATCTTGCACTTAAAGCTGCAGGGCTTGAGACAAGTGATACGGTTGCTGGTATTGCCATGGGTATGATAAGTGACGGAGAGCGTTATGCAATTCTTTCTGACATTATGGGTCTTGAAGATCATGATGGTGATATGGATTTCAAGGTTACCGGTTCGAAAGAGGGTATTACCGCTATGCAGATGGATATCAAACTCGGCGGTGTGAGTCTGAACATTTTAAAAGAAGCATTGTATCAGGCAAAAGAAGGACGTGCGCATATTATTGACATTATGCTTGATGCAGAGGCTAAAATAGAATTTAATGACGGCGTACTTCCTGTTACAGAATTTTTTCATATTGATCCGGGATTTATCGGTGAAATTATAGGTCAGGCAGGAAAGACAATCCGTGAAATGATAGAAAAGTTTGAAGTGGCGATAGATATAGATAAAAAAGAGGGAAAAGTTAAAATTACCGGTAAAAACAAAAATGGTGTAGAGGGAGCAAAAGAGCATATTCAAAAAATTGTCAATGCACCGAAAAAAGAAAAAATAAAATATGAAGTAGGCGGAAAATACGAAGGGACTGTAAAGAAAATCGTTGACTTTGGTGCTTTTATAGAGTTGCCTGACGGAACAGACGGCCTGTTGCACATATCCAAACTTTCAAAAGACAAACGTGTGGAGAATGTAAGTGATATTTTAAGCGAAGGCGATAAAGTAAAGGTGGAAATTTTAGAATTTAAAGGAAATAAAATTTCTTTAGGTCTTGCATAA
- a CDS encoding F0F1 ATP synthase subunit C, translated as MKKILFLLVAFSAAAFANDGEVANQTLKAYSMIAAGLGLGLAALGGAIGMGHTAAATIAGTARNPGLGAKLMTTMFIALAMIEAQVIYALVIALIALYANPYLG; from the coding sequence ATGAAAAAAATTCTTTTTCTTTTAGTAGCTTTTTCTGCTGCTGCATTCGCAAATGACGGTGAGGTTGCCAACCAAACTCTTAAAGCATACTCAATGATCGCTGCCGGTCTCGGTCTTGGTCTTGCTGCATTAGGTGGAGCTATCGGTATGGGTCATACTGCTGCTGCAACTATTGCCGGTACTGCACGTAACCCTGGTCTTGGTGCTAAACTTATGACTACAATGTTCATCGCTCTTGCAATGATCGAAGCACAGGTTATTTATGCACTGGTAATTGCGTTAATCGCACTTTACGCTAACCCATATTTAGGATAA
- a CDS encoding EAL domain-containing protein yields MSTKFWEILLVGNDAFVHDILKEKLGDAVIFHKKLKVLHAHNAEEARKIIQNNKDIAVAFIDINIEKLSGGLQLINYIRAQISTTMRIVIIDSVDSAVPTDEILEHYDINDYRSRACIESQKFFLTVRAAIKQYQQFKDIQDKKDEIYTKMTTNEVTKLPNRLKLSENLSSSGKKSLILINIDDFSVINNHNGFDFGDKVLRAFSRFLLEKYTQDAQVFHLEADVFAMLYTQGDTLTTEQRITKVKDDIYNHLFSINGIKIHLTASIGVVIDDYGNIIQKAEFALKEARLYGKNNLKKYSDDLTILRTIHSNSLWTGRIRDALSEHRILTYFQPIKNLKTDKIEKYESLVRIEYEGEIYSPYHFLDAARYSGQLFEIFKIILEEACKKIQTSVYNFTVNISDYDLKHPQFMAVVKKNIEKYSISPERLTFEILENNSIAKHKEIQKTLNILHDLGCKLAIDDFGAECSNFGQLNNLKIDFIKIDGVFIKNIVADRNSQITAKTILDYAHQKNIPVIAEFVCSLEVYDYVKKMGIDYAQGYEISEPKPELS; encoded by the coding sequence ATGTCTACAAAATTTTGGGAAATACTACTGGTTGGCAATGATGCTTTTGTCCACGATATTTTAAAGGAAAAGTTGGGAGATGCCGTCATTTTCCATAAAAAGCTCAAAGTACTTCATGCACACAACGCAGAAGAAGCACGAAAAATCATTCAAAACAATAAAGATATCGCTGTTGCCTTTATAGATATCAATATAGAAAAACTAAGCGGCGGACTGCAATTAATCAACTACATTCGGGCACAAATCAGTACTACAATGCGCATAGTCATTATAGACAGTGTAGACTCAGCTGTTCCCACTGATGAAATTCTTGAGCATTATGATATAAATGACTACAGGTCACGCGCCTGCATAGAGTCTCAAAAATTCTTTCTGACTGTGCGTGCAGCTATCAAACAGTACCAGCAGTTTAAAGACATTCAAGACAAAAAAGATGAAATTTACACTAAGATGACTACAAATGAGGTGACAAAACTGCCAAATCGGCTCAAACTCTCTGAAAATCTCAGCAGTAGCGGCAAGAAATCTCTCATACTTATCAATATTGATGATTTCAGTGTTATTAACAACCACAACGGATTTGATTTTGGAGACAAAGTTCTGCGGGCTTTTTCCCGTTTTTTATTGGAAAAATATACACAGGATGCCCAGGTTTTTCACCTTGAAGCAGATGTTTTTGCCATGCTCTATACACAGGGAGACACGCTCACAACCGAGCAGAGAATTACAAAGGTAAAGGATGACATTTACAACCATCTTTTCTCCATCAACGGTATTAAAATACATTTGACTGCCAGCATTGGTGTTGTCATCGATGACTATGGAAACATTATACAAAAAGCAGAATTTGCCTTAAAAGAAGCCCGTCTGTATGGAAAAAACAATCTAAAGAAATACAGTGATGATTTGACGATTCTGCGAACCATCCATTCAAACTCTTTGTGGACAGGAAGAATACGCGATGCCCTGAGTGAGCATAGAATTCTGACCTATTTTCAGCCTATAAAAAATCTCAAAACAGATAAAATTGAAAAATATGAAAGTCTGGTCCGCATAGAGTATGAAGGTGAAATCTATTCTCCCTACCATTTTTTGGATGCCGCCCGCTACAGCGGACAGCTCTTTGAAATATTTAAAATAATTCTTGAAGAGGCCTGTAAAAAAATTCAGACCAGTGTTTATAATTTTACCGTCAACATCAGTGACTATGACCTGAAACATCCGCAGTTTATGGCAGTTGTGAAAAAAAATATCGAAAAATACAGTATCAGTCCGGAACGACTGACCTTTGAAATTTTAGAAAACAACAGTATCGCAAAACACAAAGAGATTCAAAAAACGCTTAATATTTTGCATGACCTCGGGTGTAAACTTGCCATTGATGACTTTGGCGCTGAGTGTTCAAATTTCGGACAGCTCAACAACCTAAAAATTGATTTTATAAAAATAGACGGGGTCTTTATAAAAAATATCGTTGCAGACAGAAACTCCCAGATTACCGCAAAAACAATACTCGACTATGCGCACCAGAAAAACATTCCGGTCATTGCCGAATTTGTCTGTTCTTTGGAAGTTTATGATTATGTAAAAAAAATGGGGATAGATTATGCCCAGGGTTATGAAATATCGGAACCTAAGCCTGAACTATCTTAA